From the genome of Nicotiana sylvestris chromosome 2, ASM39365v2, whole genome shotgun sequence, one region includes:
- the LOC104230260 gene encoding probable magnesium transporter NIPA8 isoform X3, whose protein sequence is MKPIIYFQTWRVGIVFFAIGNCLNFISFGYAAQSLLAALGSIQFVSNIAFAYFVLNKTVTIKVLVATAFIVLGNIFLVAFGNHQSPVYTPEQLAEKYSNITFLLYSLTLVLVVALHHSIYKRGELLLAVPMNENKPCWRMLLPFSYAVVSGAVGSCSVLFAKSLSNMLRLSMSSGYSLHSWFTYSMLLLFLSTAGFWMARLNEGLSFFDAILIVPMFQIAWTFFSICTGFVYFQEYQVFDALRTTMFILGMISVFVGISLLAPDESKGGELKDGSLVSKTSNSSQDEERLFMQSEDSQIKDIRSFGRVMLMKTANMIVKAKAACSVSLGFGEDSLHASSVLVMPMVSSKITGFRGGGLDRAKLLSARGPGWSKFAVDEDGETILETTAMLPQVYDKLRWTVRQDLDTSALAAGS, encoded by the exons GTATTGTATTCTTTGCTATAGGAAATTGTCTCAATTTCATTTCATTTGGATATGCTGCTCAG TCACTTCTAGCAGCTTTGGGATCTATACAATTTGTCTCAAACATCGCCTTTGCCTACTTTGTTTTGAACAAAACAGTGACAATCAA AGTATTGGTAGCTACTGCCTTTATTGTTCTTGGAAACATCTTTCTTGTAGCCTTTGGCAACCACCAGTCACCTG TTTACACGCCGGAGCAGTTGGCTGAGAAGTACAGCAACATTACGTTTCTTCTTTACAGTCTCACTTTGGTCTTAGTTGTTGCTTTACATCATTCAATATACAA GAGAGGAGAATTATTGCTTGCTGTACCGATGAATGAAAATAAGCCCTGTTGGCGCATGCTGCTTCCATTTTCATATGCAGTTGTTTCAGGTGCTGTTGGATCATGTTCAGTATTGTTTGCAAAGTCTCT TTCAAACATGTTAAGATTGTCCATGTCAAGTGGTTATTCATTGCACAGCTGGTTCACGTATTCCATGCTCCTGTTGTTTCTTAGTACAGCTGGGTTTTGG ATGGCAAGGTTAAATGAAGGACTTTCGTTCTTTGATGCAATACTTATCGTCCCTATGTTTCAAATCGCTTGGACTTTTTTCTCCATTTGTACAGGATTTGTGTACTTTCAGGAATACCAG GTATTTGATGCTTTAAGAACAACAATGTTCATTCTTGGAATGATTTCTGTGTTTGTGGGCATTTCTTTGCTAGCACCAGATGAGTCAAAAG GAGGTGAATTGAAGGATGGTTCTTTAGTTTCAAAAACTTCAAATTCTTCGCAGGATGAGGAGAG GCTGTTCATGCAATCTGAAGACTCCCAAATTAAGGATATAAGATCATTTGGACGAGTTATGCTGATGAAAACTGCTAATATGATTGTCAAGGCAAAG GCTGCATGTTCAGTATCACTAGGCTTCGGGGAAGACTCGCTTCATGCATCTTCAGTGCTGGTGATGCCCATGGTCTCGTCGAAAATAACAGGCTTCCGAGGAGGTGGTCTTGATCGGGCTAAATTATTATCTGCTCGAGGCCCAGGTTGGAGCAAATTTGCAGTTGATGAGGACGGTGAGACAATCCTGGAGACAACTGCAATGCTGCCCCAAG TTTACGACAAACTACGCTGGACTGTGAGGCAAGATTTGGATACTTCTGCACTAGCTGCTGGCAGTTGA